Proteins found in one Campylobacter concisus genomic segment:
- a CDS encoding thiamine phosphate synthase: MSMFKILCIADFESYNGDDFLKRIQLLCKAGVDEILLRAKGLNEADFYDLARVVAQICENYRKKFIINQFFDVACKLKSDFWLTSAQLEFFKNHGVFLDEFRKIAKIYAPAHDLEQAKISASIADVLVASHIFATSCKAGLEPKGLNFISELKSFDKEIYALGGLDSGNYKEAIKAGANGICFMSLAMNGDMELIKKIVESKNG; the protein is encoded by the coding sequence ATGTCTATGTTTAAAATTCTCTGCATTGCCGACTTTGAAAGCTATAATGGTGATGACTTTTTAAAGAGAATCCAGCTACTTTGCAAGGCTGGCGTGGATGAAATTTTACTTCGTGCAAAGGGGCTAAACGAGGCTGATTTTTATGATCTTGCTAGGGTTGTGGCTCAAATTTGTGAAAACTACCGCAAGAAATTTATCATTAATCAATTTTTTGACGTAGCTTGCAAGCTAAAGAGCGACTTTTGGCTCACTTCGGCGCAGCTTGAATTTTTTAAAAATCACGGCGTTTTTTTAGATGAATTTAGAAAAATAGCCAAAATTTACGCCCCAGCTCACGACCTAGAGCAGGCTAAAATTTCAGCCTCTATCGCTGACGTGCTCGTTGCTTCTCATATATTTGCCACCTCTTGCAAGGCGGGTTTGGAGCCAAAAGGGCTAAATTTTATAAGCGAGCTAAAAAGCTTTGATAAAGAAATTTACGCACTTGGCGGACTAGATAGCGGGAACTACAAAGAGGCTATAAAAGCTGGCGCAAACGGCATTTGCTTCATGAGTTTAGCAATGAACGGCGATATGGAGCTTATAAAAAAGATAGTAGAGAGCAAAAACGGCTAA
- the thiH gene encoding 2-iminoacetate synthase ThiH, with translation MKFTRTDHMQLLPHMQDVGSDIMDEILKERASYKPEIYSEADVKAALNAKHCSLENLKALLSPAAAPFLEPIAQLAQAKTRANFGSNITLFTPLYIANYCDNLCVYCGFNAKNNIKRAKLSDEEITRELREISKSGLEEILILTGESETNSSVAYIANACALAKKFFKVVGVEIYPLNSDGYALLHKSGADYVTVFQETYNPTKYEKIHLGGNKRIFPYRINAQERALLGGMRGVGFAALLGIDDFRLDAFATALHASLVQKKYPHAEIAFSCPRLRPIINNDRINPRDVGERELLQVICAYRIFMPTASITISTREKAKFRDNAVKIAANKISAGVKVSIGAHGEEKKGDEQFEISDDRSVNEIKAMLKANGLEPLMSEYVYV, from the coding sequence ATGAAATTTACAAGAACTGATCACATGCAGCTGCTACCTCACATGCAGGATGTTGGCAGCGACATTATGGATGAGATTTTAAAAGAGCGTGCTAGCTACAAGCCAGAAATTTACAGCGAAGCAGACGTAAAGGCAGCTCTTAATGCAAAGCACTGCTCGCTTGAAAATCTAAAAGCCCTACTCTCGCCTGCAGCGGCGCCATTTTTAGAGCCAATCGCCCAGCTAGCTCAAGCAAAGACAAGGGCAAATTTTGGCTCAAACATCACGCTTTTTACTCCTCTTTACATAGCAAACTACTGCGATAATCTCTGCGTTTATTGCGGTTTTAATGCTAAAAATAACATAAAAAGGGCAAAGCTAAGCGACGAGGAGATCACAAGGGAGCTAAGAGAAATTTCAAAGAGCGGCTTAGAAGAAATTTTGATCCTAACTGGCGAGAGCGAGACCAACTCAAGTGTAGCCTATATCGCAAATGCCTGCGCTTTGGCAAAGAAATTTTTTAAAGTCGTTGGGGTTGAAATTTATCCACTAAATTCTGACGGCTACGCTCTGCTTCACAAAAGCGGCGCAGACTACGTGACCGTCTTTCAAGAGACCTACAATCCTACAAAATACGAAAAAATCCACCTTGGCGGCAATAAAAGGATCTTCCCATACCGCATAAATGCGCAAGAGCGAGCACTTCTTGGAGGCATGAGAGGGGTTGGCTTTGCGGCACTTCTTGGCATAGATGACTTTAGGCTTGATGCCTTTGCGACCGCACTTCACGCAAGCTTAGTTCAAAAGAAGTATCCGCACGCCGAGATCGCATTTTCATGCCCAAGGCTTCGTCCTATCATAAATAATGACCGCATCAATCCACGTGACGTGGGTGAGCGCGAGCTTTTACAAGTGATCTGCGCTTATAGGATTTTCATGCCAACAGCCAGCATAACCATTTCAACCAGAGAAAAGGCAAAATTTCGCGACAACGCCGTAAAGATCGCTGCAAACAAGATAAGTGCTGGCGTAAAAGTAAGCATCGGCGCTCACGGCGAAGAGAAAAAGGGCGACGAGCAGTTTGAGATAAGCGACGACAGAAGCGTGAACGAGATCAAGGCTATGCTAAAAGCAAACGGCCTAGAGCCATTAATGAGCGAGTATGTCTATGTTTAA
- a CDS encoding thiazole synthase, with translation MQSDNLILGSKEFQSRFILGSGKYSHELIDSAINEAGAQILTLALRRINESKERNILDFIPKGVTLLPNTSGARNAKEAVRIAQLARELGCGELVKIEIITDSKFLFPDNAETIKACEALANDGFVPMPYMFPDLNAARAMLSAGASCIMPLAAPIGSNQGLVFKDIIEILINELDTQIIVDAGIGRPSQACEAMEMGAAAIMTNTAIASSKNIPLMARAFKEAIIAGRNAYLAGLGAKSKSANASSPLTGFLD, from the coding sequence GTGCAAAGTGATAATTTGATCCTTGGCAGCAAGGAGTTTCAAAGCCGCTTCATCCTTGGCTCTGGCAAGTACTCGCACGAGCTCATCGACTCAGCCATAAACGAAGCTGGCGCACAAATTTTAACCCTTGCTCTTAGGCGCATAAACGAGAGCAAAGAGCGAAATATACTCGACTTTATCCCAAAAGGTGTGACACTTTTGCCAAACACAAGTGGCGCTAGAAATGCCAAAGAGGCCGTTCGTATCGCTCAGCTCGCACGTGAGCTTGGGTGCGGCGAGCTTGTTAAGATAGAGATCATAACTGACTCTAAATTTCTCTTTCCAGACAACGCTGAGACGATAAAAGCGTGCGAAGCCTTGGCAAATGACGGCTTTGTGCCGATGCCTTATATGTTCCCTGATCTAAATGCCGCAAGAGCGATGCTAAGCGCAGGGGCAAGCTGCATAATGCCTCTAGCTGCGCCCATTGGCTCAAACCAGGGGCTAGTTTTTAAAGACATCATCGAGATTTTGATAAACGAGCTTGATACGCAAATCATCGTAGATGCTGGCATCGGTAGGCCATCACAAGCGTGCGAAGCGATGGAGATGGGAGCAGCTGCTATCATGACAAACACAGCCATCGCCTCATCTAAAAATATCCCACTCATGGCAAGAGCCTTCAAAGAGGCTATCATCGCTGGTCGCAACGCCTATCTAGCAGGCCTTGGCGCAAAGAGCAAAAGCGCAAATGCCTCATCTCCGCTCACTGGATTTTTAGACTGA
- the thiF gene encoding sulfur carrier protein ThiS adenylyltransferase ThiF — MIEIVLNGAKFKVPVKSLSELKELALGDKESEIYKFLEKFNATKPDIFIVDGFAIKEDSKLKDGSNVVFIRRGVMPEREVLRAMIASRNSPELNLALSKAVIGVAGLGGLGSNIALSLARVGVKKLVLADFDVVEPSNLNRQQYFVRHIGLKKTQALKELINDVNPFVEVETHDIFLDEKNVASVFGECEILCEAFDNVAGKAMILNEAGASLKDKKIIGASGMAGYFSSNLIKTIKFAKNVYLCGDLTNEAKIGQGLMAPRVAVCANHEANLAIRLLMGLEA, encoded by the coding sequence ATGATAGAGATAGTATTAAATGGCGCAAAATTTAAGGTGCCAGTAAAAAGCCTTAGCGAGCTAAAAGAGCTTGCTCTTGGCGATAAAGAGAGTGAAATTTATAAATTTTTAGAGAAATTTAACGCGACAAAGCCTGACATTTTTATCGTTGATGGCTTTGCTATAAAAGAAGATAGCAAGCTAAAAGATGGCTCAAACGTCGTATTTATAAGGCGTGGCGTGATGCCTGAGCGTGAAGTTTTACGCGCGATGATCGCCTCACGAAACAGCCCTGAGCTAAATTTAGCCCTAAGTAAAGCGGTAATCGGCGTGGCTGGACTTGGCGGACTTGGCTCAAATATCGCGCTAAGCCTTGCAAGAGTTGGCGTAAAAAAGCTAGTGCTTGCCGACTTTGACGTCGTTGAGCCAAGCAATCTAAACCGCCAGCAGTATTTCGTCCGCCACATCGGCTTAAAAAAGACGCAGGCGCTTAAAGAGCTGATAAATGACGTCAATCCCTTTGTCGAGGTCGAAACTCACGATATATTTTTAGACGAAAAAAACGTGGCTAGCGTCTTTGGCGAGTGCGAAATTTTATGCGAAGCCTTTGACAACGTCGCTGGCAAGGCGATGATACTAAACGAAGCTGGGGCAAGCCTAAAAGATAAAAAGATCATCGGCGCCTCTGGCATGGCAGGATACTTTAGCTCAAATCTTATAAAAACCATAAAATTTGCCAAAAATGTCTATCTTTGCGGCGACCTCACAAATGAGGCGAAGATCGGTCAAGGGCTCATGGCACCGCGCGTCGCAGTCTGCGCAAACCACGAGGCAAATTTAGCCATTAGACTACTTATGGGCTTGGAGGCGTAA
- the thiS gene encoding sulfur carrier protein ThiS, which yields MIKFSVNGKIFELENDISVYDFLAQNGYEIKFIALERDGEILPKKLWRESFMSEGKAYEIVTLVGGG from the coding sequence ATGATCAAATTTAGTGTAAATGGCAAAATTTTCGAGCTTGAAAACGATATAAGCGTTTATGATTTTTTAGCGCAAAATGGCTATGAGATTAAATTTATAGCCCTTGAGCGAGACGGAGAAATTTTGCCAAAAAAGCTTTGGCGTGAGAGCTTCATGAGCGAGGGCAAAGCTTATGAGATCGTCACTTTAGTTGGCGGTGGATGA